From Sphingobium sp. RAC03, a single genomic window includes:
- a CDS encoding class I SAM-dependent methyltransferase, with translation MNLQTLIGEPWADYGLIDSGNGRKLERYGRYRFIRPEPQAMWAPATEDWKADAEFVPGSDEDGGGRWYYDQPVPADGWPLHWQDVTFQSSCTPFRHLGFFPDMAPVWDWMRERTADKAEAEVMNLFGYTGVGTLAMSASGARMVHVDASKKSVAQARANADLSAMADKPIRWIVEDAAKFVAREVRRGRRYDGILLDPPKYGRGPDGEVWRLEEDLPALIANCRQLLDADSRFLFLTVYAVRMSALAIGELLRQALADLPGTVEVGELAVREEARGLLLPTAIWARWRR, from the coding sequence ATGAATCTGCAAACCCTCATCGGCGAACCCTGGGCCGACTATGGCCTCATCGATTCGGGCAACGGCCGCAAGCTGGAGCGCTATGGCCGCTACCGCTTCATTCGCCCTGAACCCCAGGCGATGTGGGCACCCGCGACCGAAGATTGGAAGGCAGACGCTGAATTTGTCCCCGGATCGGACGAGGATGGCGGCGGTCGCTGGTATTATGACCAGCCAGTCCCCGCCGATGGCTGGCCACTGCACTGGCAGGACGTGACCTTCCAGTCGAGTTGCACCCCCTTCCGCCATCTCGGTTTCTTCCCGGACATGGCCCCCGTGTGGGACTGGATGCGGGAACGCACCGCCGACAAGGCGGAAGCCGAAGTCATGAACCTGTTCGGCTATACCGGCGTCGGCACGCTCGCCATGTCGGCCAGCGGCGCGCGTATGGTCCATGTCGATGCCTCGAAGAAATCGGTGGCGCAGGCACGCGCCAATGCCGATCTGTCCGCCATGGCGGACAAGCCGATCCGCTGGATCGTCGAGGATGCGGCCAAGTTCGTCGCCCGCGAAGTCCGGCGCGGCCGCCGCTATGACGGCATCCTGCTCGACCCGCCCAAATATGGCCGCGGCCCTGACGGCGAAGTCTGGCGATTGGAGGAGGATTTACCCGCCCTCATCGCCAATTGCCGCCAGTTGCTTGATGCGGACAGCCGCTTCCTGTTCCTGACCGTCTATGCCGTCCGCATGTCGGCACTGGCGATCGGCGAATTGCTGCGGCAGGCGCTCGCCGACCTGCCCGGCACGGTCGAGGTCGGGGAACTGGCCGTGCGGGAGGAAGCACGCGGCCTGTTGTTGCCCACCGCCATCTGGGCACGCTGGCGGCGCTAA